The sequence below is a genomic window from Venturia canescens isolate UGA chromosome 9, ASM1945775v1, whole genome shotgun sequence.
GGAAATAAATGCCGGCTCGCCTTTACGATCCCGATAACAGAATAATCGTCGGCCACACGCCACTACTCGACGACGAATATACGATTTCCTATATTCACGAACACGAGTATAAATCTACGTTTCACCGATAAGCAACGCTTATTGATTCGCCATATCTGCACCTGACATGTTTTCCATTGAATACTCTCGTCACGGTTCATTTAACTCTCCGAATCAACAATGCGCGTCACCTTGTTCAGAGCCCCGATTTACGCACTTCTCGTATTGAAAATGCACTTGCAAATGCAATAGAAAATTCGCTAATCGAATCCCAAAATCGAGAATCGCTTTCGAAGtgattttacgaaatttcgaTTAGCTGGTCTTTAAAAGTGGAGAAATTTTACGGTTACGTCAAAACAGAGTTAGGACGAAATTGacggatgattttttttgaatataacCAATTTTTGAGTTCTCGATGGATTTATACGCGACGCGTATTCGTCATGAGCGTCTGACCTCTGAATTACGCTCGTACGCACgtaaatatacatgtatattgtCCGAATACTCAGCAATTAATTTCTCGAATTACATcctcatatatatatgtgtatattcgGGGTAAATAACCCGAGACTTTGTACGTAATTGGTTAATAGCTGCCCAGACGtcctcttttctcaaatcaccGAGCTTCGAGTTCCAAAACGAagagtcgaaaaaattcttctctcaccatgaaaaaatggattatTCGTTAAAACGAGTTGCAATATTCAACGTTTGTTTACGTGCTCACGTGCGCTACCTTGCTTTCTTACTTTTTTCGCCGCTACACCAGTGCCATCTACGTAAGCTTCAGGGCTGTATCACCGACTTTCCTATAAATCAATAAACAcgcgaaaaaatttttgtctgCTTTTTCGTCGTACTGTACCaaccaatgaaatttttcattcgtacacACGTTCGAGGACGTGAAAATGGACGAATCTCGATTGCATAAAATGAAATACTTTTTCGCATACGACgaaatttgacgtttttatttactttttttcttctcgttgctTACTTCCGATGGTTCTTTcgttttcattattaattcaGTGTACACTTCGTGTATTGATATTCATACGTTTTGAGAATAGCGTGACTGTGCATGACCGTGGAAATCCATACGCGTAATCAGATAAGTCGAGAGGTGAACTTgggatttttattgaatttaaaaaatcacgtttcGTTGACGCGCCATATTTTATATCGCCTCTTACATTTTCGTTTCGTTAGTTTTCATTGTGCACCGAAAGTTTTTAACGCTCGTAGGACATCGCTAATTTTCTGAGCTCCGCTCGAGCGATTTTGCCCGAAAGTAACCGAGGAATTTTATCGAGAAATCGAACGCAGCCTCGAATCTTTTCGCCATCGGGCAACGACTCGGCCATCATATTTTCAACCTCGATTTCCGTAACCTGCAAATTTTCACATCCATCAGCACGAGAGTTATGAAAACTAAAGGGAAAATTGTTCTCAATACTTTCATCCGATGAATCGCTCGTCActgagatggaaaaaaataaaaactaccCTCGTTAAGCGTTATTGATCCGCGCTCGGTAAATGCCttaaatttatatattaacTCACCTCCGTGCCCGGCGTTTCTGATACAAAAGCAATTGGACGTTCGCCATCTTCGTCGTGCGGTATTGAAACGACGGCTACATCGGAAATTGCCGGATGAATATACATCGCTTGTTCAATACTCTCCGGAGAAATAAAATGCCCTCGATAATTTATCATTTCCGAGACTCGATCGGTCACGAATACGTGACCTTTTTCCTCGTAGTGTACAAGGTCACCGCTGTGAAGCCACCCTGATTCCGATTCCGTAGTTTTGTAAACAAATCAGTTAATATTCCaagaatattattttgctTCCCTGTGAgctcgacattttttcgtttttatgacgttttttttttattttttattttttttttatcgtgcgTTAAACTTTCTTACCCTCGGAGTCGATGGCTTTTTTCGTGGCTTCAGGATTACCGAGATAACTGGTCATCATGAAGGGCGATTTGAATAGAGCTTCGCCCGTTTCGCGAGCGCCCAAAATTCTTCCACTTTTTATATCGACGACTTTCATCTCGACATTCCGGACAATCGTTCCGCACGAGTTTGGCTCAAACCCTGGTGATTGTCGGAACGCAACGCCGCCCAGTTCCGAAGAGCCTTTCCAACAAGAATACACTCTTTTGTATCgcgaattcgataaaaaatcaatttttagaCTTCCATGGGAATTATTGCCTGATAATAAATAATCTGTGGGCTGATAAAAATCAGCctgaaacaaaataaataaatctatCGGTGCAATGTTAAATTCGGCCGATTCACGTTTGCGTTATCGCGAAAAAGACAAAATCCCTGCTCGTTACCGCCTCAAACCGAATCTCCACGGATTTCATCGATCGtcgatgataataatatttttttgaaataactgACAAGAGCTCGAGCTCGATTCGTAAGCGGTTCCAGTGTTCGCTCGAGTTTCTCTCTTTACCGCCTAAACGGTCGGAGATAGAGCAAAAGTCCATAGCACCGATTTTGTAGAGGACAaaatttccgagaaaaaagtcCCCGGGGGCTACTCTCTGTTTCCGGAAATTTCGCTCCGAGAGCCCATCGAACAGAACCCTTGCGAACAgacattttttctactcgCTGTCAAAACTGAACGATAGAAAATCGCTCCATCACGCCGGGGACTTTTCTGTGGGAAATTTTCTCCTCTACAAAATTGCTCCCATGCATATCCGCCTCATCTCCAGCcgtttcccatttttttcgcgTTCTTGTACCGTAAGCTTGAAAAACTTTAGCCCGAGGAAAGCTCGCTGCAATTGCCGTCTGCATTTCACTCTTCAGTACTCCTCCGCTTATCCAAAAAAGTTTTACCGAGGAAACGTCGTAATTCGAAGCTGCACAGGTTTTTTGAAGTTTGAACGCCTTTCTGGGCGATAAGTGCATCAAATTGATCTGGATGTGAAGAGAATATCGGTAAATTAATTGGtcgatgaaataattgaattaaCGTGTTACTGACTCAATATTAATTGCGCGGAATCGTACCTCGAATTTGTCAATAAGACGAAGAGTCTCTTCGGGATCGAAATGGGGATAAACGATGCGAGTTTCCGGGGCGACGagtgatctaaaaaaacaagCGATCCCAACGCCCCATGAGATTGATGAGAAATTAATCGACCTCACGCTTTCGTCCAACCTCCCGAGTTCCAAAAAATTCTGAGAATttccaaaaatagatttatgGCTCGTGACGATGCCCTTGGGCAGTCCCGTTGTCCCTGAAGTGTAAACAATGAAAGCCGCATCTTGGAGCCTCGTCAATTTAGCGATTTCGAAAGAATCGacacttttttcctccaccGAACGCAATATTTCTTGCAAACTTTCAAAATCGCTGATTTTACCGAAGGTCACGAATTTCATATTCACCCTCGATTCTTTGACCACTTCCAGAACAGTCGACAACGAAGAATCGTGGATAAATAATATCTTTGGCTTCGTCAGGTTCACAAAGTGACGCACCATTTCTgtgtttcgaaaaaattcactcaAGTTTAGtcggttttttcaaattctctatTCCCcgtattttccctcggtaaacaatgaataatttgaaattaaaattcttgCCTCTCGTCTGACCGCATTCCCACCACGGATTGAAAACCGCCCCAACGAAAAGCGAAGCCAAAATCGGCACGTACATGTCCGTTTGATTGTGAGTACAAATCCCGATTACGTCACCGGCACGAATGTTTTGTTTTCTCAACCAAATCGCACACTTGACACTCTTGTTCAACATTTCCCGAAACCTTTCCGTCTTCCCGGTAGTACCGTCGATCTGCGcggttgtttatttttttacgtatACAAAACATCGCACGCGAAGCGCGAagccaatggaaaaaaaatgaccaagAAAACGCGTCGAGTTCATACCTGCCCTACGAAGTCGGGATTCGATTTCATGGAATCGAGTATCACTTCTCCGTAATTTTGGTATTTCGGCAGAAAAGGCTCCGAGAAACCGTGCAGAATTCCATTTTTCAGTTCGAAGTCGTTTGCACCCTGCCAAAAAGATTCAAAAGTATTAGAATGATGCGCAAACGAATTGAGTCTTGTATTTTTAGCATCGATTAATTTCTCGGATTTCAGCACGTTTCAAGGAAAAATTCGTACCGCGTCGGGAACTGgggataaaacttttttctttttctcacctGAGTCGTCATttcgtaatgaatttttctgaaACGAGTGAGTTTTGtgttgaaataaagaaatcgTTTTGTGGTGCGTTGGGAtcgaaaacgaataaaatttatcaataaaaacggTTAGCGAGTAACGACGGTTCCAGTTAATGTGCCACGTTCATTAATTCATTCgtttatatatgaatattgaCCGTTGAAGTATTTCGATGATGCGCCTTTTCATTATCTATTTGGATAAACGTGGTGGACCTGGAAACAAACCTCTAATGACTATATACATTTGTTGACGACGCGAAAGATCGTACGATTAACGttccaaatttttccaatCGCCACCACTTTTTATCTCGTCACGATCTCTCTGCACTTTTGTACGCGTCAAACAGAGTTGAgaaattttccattattttttttcgctattCGATCAATCGTTGAAATAACGGacgaaaaagtatgaaagCATACGTTTTGTCGAACAACTCACTCTGACAATGCTTGAAAAGCGATTAGAAAGGAggagattcgaaaaaatgcgaaaatggTCCGCAATAaatcgagagaaagaggaacgaaatttatttgcaatTCCTTAAAATTCACATTAATTTGTTTATAAAGGTTTGAGCGATAGTAGAATCGAGAGTcccttgaatgaaaaaaacattccggGTTAAACTCGGGACGAATTTTACGACCTCCtttgtaataaatttttaGATAATTAGTGCTGGTTTTTAAGGCGCCCCCAGATATGACGGCCCTGGAACAACAAGTGCGGTTCTGCTCCGTCGCGGCGTCGTTGTGCACGGGTCTCTCGTACGATGCGCCATAAGGCCAAAACGCTCGacgcaaatatatttttccctCAATAAATAATGAACTCGTGACAATTCCGGGGAGAACTAACGAAAAATCTATGTAAAAATGCTATTGTAGTGCAAAATACAGGTAGGTTTATAACGATTCATTTTCTCGTGCTTTACGGTCGAAAATTGTTAGACGGTCAAGCGTTCCAGCGATTTTCGACCTTTTGTATCCCCAATTATAATTTCTCATTCAtccctttgttttttttctcttttattttatatgACACACGTGAATctcaattttgaatatttcaatagATTTGCTCCATATCATTTCACGTGTTGTCACTGCAATCATTGCGtgtctttttttattgaacatTATTTCAAATATAAGTCACGTGATTTCTTTCAACAATTGaacgtttttaaaattttaaagatcTTTCAAATGCACGGCAATTCGTATTTTCGTGATCATTTTGTATTTGAGAAGTGCTGTTCATTGtgttttcatcattattttggcGTTCAAAGCTCAAGTGTACTTCTTTCCTAGGTTTCTTGACAACAATAATCTTAGCTGAGTCATATAGTGTCACCAAACTCAAATTATAAGCAAGATGAGTGAAACTTCAGCTGTACcaaatttgccaattgaaGGTGATGTACAACTTGACGAAACGGCGATCAATGACGAAGAACTTGTCAGCTCTGACCTCGTGGTAATTTATCGTTAATAAACCATGAtcacgataataaaaaatgcataCGAAGCAGTCAATGGGATGAATTGGAATTGAATCGAGTCCTGCAATTTTGTAGTGACAAAATTTAGCAAAAGCCGAATGGTAGATTCTAGCTTTATTCTTTAAGAAATTGTCTTTCTATGAAAGTTCATGTCTCGCAATAGTCACAatccagaaaaaaatcaaaaatatcaatgagaggaaaaaaaactatctTCAATTTGTAGACAGGTTCACGCGAGGTCCGAAAAGTGGCTGGACTACCACAAAAATCAGTGCCGAAGAAACCGAAAGGGAGGCAAACagcaaaatcgaaagatacTGGTCGGGTGGAGGAAGATGAGGAAGATGAGCGAGGAAGGAAGAGTAACGAGGGTACCGAATTGGAGGAGAGTCCTGCACAGGTGTCCGAGCGTTTTGGTCGAGGTTGCGAGTGTCAAGACGAAAGCTGTTTCAGAGGACTGAGTCCGGATGCTGTTTATCGTCACAGGTTAAACATTGCGGAGTTAACAAAAGCTGAGCACGACATGTACTTGATGGGTGTGACAATGGCATGCTTGACGGATCCAGGGAAAACAGCTCGTCGAACAGAGCGGAGAAGGTCGAGAGCCCGCTACGTTTCTCAGGGGCGCAGGGTTTGCTTGGACGCTTTTCTTTATCTCGAGAATTGTACGCGTTATCAAATAAAGCGAATCCGGAAGCACTTGCAGATCCACGGAGTTTGTCCTCGAGTTCATGGAAATCAGGGAAAAGTTCCGCACAATACATTCTCCCTGGACATTTATCAGATCGCAACGGATTTCCTGAAGAAATTTATCGCCGCCCAAGAACTCAAGCAGCGCacgaaaactgcaaaaaattCGCCTCTCCACTTGCCTCCGGAAATCACGAGGAAAAACGTCCACGAAATGTACGCCGAATTCTGCGAAAAAACTTCCTCCAAAGTCATGGGATATTCGACCTTCAGACGCTTcatgaaagttcaatttcccCAGGTCAAATTTGCCAAACTCGAATTCGTACTGCGGGGACAACATTCCGGAAAAGTCGACTCTGAAAAACCACAGTACTCCAATACTCAGAACAGAAACTCAACTTTTGTCACACAAAATCTCAACGACTTTCCTATCGTTGTTGCTGCACGACACGACACCTTCCTTCTGACccctgtgaaaaaaatatccgaAGACCTCGGACTGACCCTCACCGAAGATGGACTTTTGGTCAACGGCACCGGGCAACCGGTCACGTTGAGCACTCTCCGCTCTGTTTGAATgaccaatttctattttcgttatttctgtTTCTCGATTTGATGTCATTCGAGGCTAATATAGAAATtggatttctcatttttccaatcgtaaatgaattttttattgagtcGAAACAGCTGTGACATTGAGCTGAGTATTAGTCATTTCAAAAATGccttttcaaatgttttactatgtgaaaaaaagagtattttccATATTTGGAAATAGGCCATTAGTTTAAGAGACTTTGATATTAGCCTTAGGATTAATCGGAGGCTGTTTCGAGCATTGGctagtttgaaaaaatgttaaaataataagaagaatTATCTTAGCCCCTAGTGATCAAAACTTTCTGCACGCATTTGCAATAATTATTCTCACCGAATGTGcggaacaatattttttgtcacaaACGATTTTCGtgttacagaaaaatttgtagaCAAGAATTCTTGAGAGGCATTATGCCTCGATCATAGAAAAAACGTTTAGTTTTCCGATCAAACGGCGGAAGTCTTTTGTAACGAAAACATTTTGTTTCGTTCAAAAGATCAAACTCGAGTTGATTTAAAgtaagacgaaaaaaattattgtttcaaATTAATATATCCTGATGATCTACTCGAGCCATTTATCAACGTTGACTCATTTTGAGATTCAATGAATTAACAGGACTTCATATggaattcttattttttatgtttttcacatttttgaaCGTTGACCCGAACGTCCATGGCTTACAGTTCGTTAaataagttttgaaaattgactCTGCCTTGAGGTCCTTGAGAAAATAAGAGAGTCAAAGTCCaacgttgtttttcttttttgacgaaataaaatgtttcctcaattttttaGAAAGGATTGTCATTGTAATTGAGAAGTCGAAGGAgcgtaaatataaatattatccAATGAGACGAGGCGAGTACAAAATTGTAGAATTTCATGATAAGCATAATAATAAAAGAGCtcacgaagaaaattgaaaaaacacatAATTCATCGCACCTGTCTCAGCCATTCCCACGTCTCGAATTAACAAGGTGggtaaataaaattaatgagcGAAATAAAAAGTGGTCTCGAGCTCGAAGCTAAATATACGGGGCTCcgttttttctaacgtttgtACAATGCGAGCATTTTTGTTCGCACACAAACACAATTAAATGTTGTggaatataaaatatttttctctcgagtGGAGAAAAGGTCAGGAGCCTCGCTCACTCGTGCGGAGGAGTTCAGGCAATTCTCATATTTGCCGGGATGCCAGACATGCAACTccgaaagggggggggggacgacGACAGGGTTAAATTAGCATTCAGTGATTCTCATATTTTACACATTAAACTCCTCATCAAAACAGTATTAAACGCCTCCCAAAACAGTATTTCAAAATGGACTTGGACCCctcttttttcgattattcgtcaacgattttccatttttttttttcaatatttgtcgcCAAAATTATTCTCATTTCGTCAAACCTCTTTCACTTTGTTGAGaatcattttgattttcgagATGAATATTTCGCCATTTTTCTTACTCAACTACAAAGAAATTTGAatggttattgaaaaatcgttgagtcaataaaattttgaagctGCTGAGAAATTATTGAAGAGTCGGAATCCAGTTGGTGATTCCATCGCGGGAAAAAAATGCACCGAAAAATTCACTGcgacaataaaaaatgaaaagaaaacagCTGGAGGGTAAATTATGAAGAGAaacttaaataaaaataaagcgaGGGCTTAACTCCTCGTTGTAAAACGAAACGAGATAATAATTGAGGATTGAGAGCCTCTACGCTTTACAGTTACATCAGCGATATTGTGGGTAAAGTAGAAAACTATTtgggaaggaagaaaaatcagCAAGGTCACTTGAGTGCAACCTCAGACCAGAACCCTTTACATCCAGTCCTCGTTGAGAGTTCAAGCGGCGTGTTTGCCAAAACACGCTACGTTCGCGCGCGCGTTCGCGTGTGTCTGTCCTTGCGacatcttttttcaatttacttGTCACGTTTTTTCGTTCTATGAAATTCGTTTGCGTTGAGCGAGCAAAATTAAGGCGGTTCGTGCCGTTTTCACTATCGACGGACCGAGGAGAATTTACAATTAAATAAGAATCGTTTTTTCCACCGgaatttttccactttttcggGGTAATTATGCGGTCGATTGATCGACAGATTTACTCTTTGTGCCCATAGAGCGAGCCCGTCGCTGCGACTGATCGAAACAtcagaaacgagaaaaaaatcgaatattcaaaaatgtgaaaaaccaCGTTTTCGAACTCGAGAAATGTTCATTTTGGACGTTTCGTGCTTCAACGCAGTGTCGTAGACGCGAAAGCAGCGATTCGCGGATTTCATTCCAACAATTTTTGAACCGCATTAAAACGAAACCCAAAATTTATCGGAAAAcatctttttcttccctttccaAAGATTCACGTGCCCGAAGTTTCGTCCTTTCGTGCATAAGCACAGAAaagtgtgaatttttaatcccGGAAGTGCTCGCGCGAGCTCGTACGAGTGCTTCGAATTTGACGCCGGCGTTTAATCGCGCCTCAAAAGCCATCATTAATTGGATGATGTTTGTTTTATGGATTGCAGAGGATGTTGAGAGTATGACCGGTGAGATCGAGAATGGAGATTTAGCAGTTCGAGACGTTGCTGACCTTCTCCAGCCGCAGTATGCAATTATCACTGGTACGAGTATTATTTAGTGGATTTAATTTCGAATAACGCGCATCACGATTTCTATCTGCTTTAAAAACTGCCCCAGAAGCAATAATCGTCGGTCGAACGAAaatgaaacttgaaaaagacttttttaaCGATTCACAATTTTCCGTCGGTTCTGCGAAATAATTCTTATAACCTCGTGACGACACACTCGCAGCGGAGCCGAATTATCAGAATTTGAGAACGGggcgaaaaaatggaaaaacgggagagaaacaaaaaacaaaaatgaaattccgTTAAAACCGGTTTCGGACACGATGCCCGTAGAAGATTCTCGATAATGGTTTTTCTGCTCCTCTTTAACCGTGCCCCGATTATTTCGGCACTCGTACTTTCTCGGTTGAGCCCCGCCATCCAATTTTCATGCGGTCTCTCACGCGAATTTTTGATTTACGATCTCCCGTCGATATTCGACGAAGAAGTATTGCTAAAAACTTATGCTAATTCGTTATACTGACCGAGGCCCAGTTTTTCGATCACGAGCTCGCCCGCCCTACATTCGGTCAAAATCCCTTTGGACCCTTTGCGCTGTTTTGAACTGTCAAAGAAATGcggtttttttcatcgaactatttattttcttggaaTTCAGCACCGCCGGcttgcaatatttttcttcgtcctaTTGAAACTGTGATAATTTTAGttaaactcgaaaaatctGACGTGATGACTATTGAAATGAACGTGACTCTGATTTCAGGTGGAAAAACCCGGGAAGGCTGTCCAATAATAACATTTCCAGACAATGGAAATTTTCACAATGTTACGGATTTGGATTATCAACGTCTCATGTTGTATCTCACGTCCGTGCCAACGTGAGTACAGCGTCACTTGTCCCTTTGACTCTTCTTGCTTCGGGAACACGACACACCGATACAATAACCGCGAATAATAACACcggttgttttattttttcaccgcTCTTCCAGTTTGCAAGAAGCAGATCTGGGATTCCATTTGGTAATTGATCGGCGCACCGACAAGTGGAATTCCGTCAAAACTGTGCTACTCAAAATATCCGTAAGAATATTTCTCTATTCGTGACTTTTCTTCAAAGGACACGAGAAACTCAGTGAAAATCCTGACATAGCCAAACTTGGGATAGAAAAAACTGCGTTTTTCCCTCGAACCCTGTTCGAACTGATTTCTCATTTTTAGTTGAATAATGACTTGTTTCTTCCAGGCCTTCTTCCCCGGACTCGTGCACGTCGCTTACGTTTTACGTCCGGTTGGTTTTCTGCAAAAAGCCATTTCGGAGGTCTCGAATAAGCTGTTTCGCGAAGACTTCAAATTCCGCGTCATCGTACTGGCCAATGTCGCCGAACTTTATGATTTTATCGACAAGGATCAGCTGACTGAGCAACTCGGCGGTGACTTGCCGTACTGTCATCCAACTTGGATTCAAAATCGAATTGTGAGCGTTGCACTTCAATCACGAAAAGTGAGAGtcgatttcaaataaagaGAAGCAAGTTCGGCTGACTTTCGTACTTTGTTGTTTCGACAGAGCTTAGAAAAATTCTCGTCGATGACACAAGACGTGTCGTTGGCGCTGGATTCGTTTACGCGACGTTTGGCCGAGGTTGAATTTCCGAACAGCGCAATCGCGACGACGACTTTGCTGAATCAACAGCAGGCCGAGTACAATGAATTGAAGGAGGAAATTTTGAGTGCCGCGAGACACGGTGAAGCTTTGCTCGACAGTGTAAGACAGTTGACCGGTAAAGGCACTGCTGATCGATTAGGAAACGTTGCAGCCGTCGAAAGGTAACTTTTTTAACGCTTGAATATCCGAGTCTCGATATAGAAATGCAAAGgcgtcgataaatttttgattACTCGTActtcaattgaaatttgagagttttgCAATAGTTCATTCACTTTGACACGGGGTTTTACCTTAATTTCCCAAGAATATCTTAATTTGGCATTTCTCAACAttccactttgattttcaacaaattttctaaactttcaaatcgattttcagaCTGCTGGTTCAATTGGAAGAAACGGAGCGGACTTTCGATCTGTTTTGGTCCCATCACAGCTCGCGGCTCCGACACTGCCTCGCGCTCAGACAATTCGAGCAGGATTTTCGTGAGTTGCAAACGAGCTTGGATCATCACTTAAAAAGGGTCGAGGAAATGACCGAGGTCGGAGAGACGCATTCACGGGTTGAACAGTTGTTACGCGATACTTCGGCCTTCCAAAGAATTTGCAGAGTACGTTAACAAAATATATCAATTTCGTGACTTTGAACTTGGGCACACGAAATGTTCACtctttgattttcattttttttatttttttaaagattccAAGGGACTTTTATCTTGGGATTCAGATTCTTCGTTCATTCTCTCATTTAcgtttatttcattcaattttttcattttattgccATTTCGAAGAATCatcattcataaaaatttgtctGAATAACAAAGCTCGAGTTTTAACAGCAAATCTTTgtactcgagaaaaaaaaattacaaattaatAACGTTTGCGACAAACtggtgaaatattttcaggaaTATTCAAAACTTTCGCAACTTCGTATGAGTTT
It includes:
- the LOC122416450 gene encoding 4-coumarate--CoA ligase 1-like isoform X1 — protein: MTTQGANDFELKNGILHGFSEPFLPKYQNYGEVILDSMKSNPDFVGQIDGTTGKTERFREMLNKSVKCAIWLRKQNIRAGDVIGICTHNQTDMYVPILASLFVGAVFNPWWECGQTREMVRHFVNLTKPKILFIHDSSLSTVLEVVKESRVNMKFVTFGKISDFESLQEILRSVEEKSVDSFEIAKLTRLQDAAFIVYTSGTTGLPKGIVTSHKSIFGNSQNFLELGRLDESVRSINFSSISWGVGIACFFRSLVAPETRIVYPHFDPEETLRLIDKFEINLMHLSPRKAFKLQKTCAASNYDVSSVKLFWISGGVLKSEMQTAIAASFPRAKVFQAYGSSELGGVAFRQSPGFEPNSCGTIVRNVEMKVVDIKSGRILGARETGEALFKSPFMMTSYLGNPEATKKAIDSEGWLHSGDLVHYEEKGHVFVTDRVSEMINYRGHFISPESIEQAMYIHPAISDVAVVSIPHDEDGERPIAFVSETPGTEVTEIEVENMMAESLPDGEKIRGCVRFLDKIPRLLSGKIARAELRKLAMSYER
- the LOC122416450 gene encoding 4-coumarate--CoA ligase 1-like isoform X2; amino-acid sequence: MTTQGANDFELKNGILHGFSEPFLPKYQNYGEVILDSMKSNPDFVGQNFLELGRLDESVRSINFSSISWGVGIACFFRSLVAPETRIVYPHFDPEETLRLIDKFEINLMHLSPRKAFKLQKTCAASNYDVSSVKLFWISGGVLKSEMQTAIAASFPRAKVFQAYGSSELGGVAFRQSPGFEPNSCGTIVRNVEMKVVDIKSGRILGARETGEALFKSPFMMTSYLGNPEATKKAIDSEGWLHSGDLVHYEEKGHVFVTDRVSEMINYRGHFISPESIEQAMYIHPAISDVAVVSIPHDEDGERPIAFVSETPGTEVTEIEVENMMAESLPDGEKIRGCVRFLDKIPRLLSGKIARAELRKLAMSYER
- the LOC122416451 gene encoding uncharacterized protein isoform X1, which translates into the protein MSETSAVPNLPIEGDVQLDETAINDEELVSSDLVTGSREVRKVAGLPQKSVPKKPKGRQTAKSKDTGRVEEDEEDERGRKSNEGTELEESPAQVSERFGRGCECQDESCFRGLSPDAVYRHRLNIAELTKAEHDMYLMGVTMACLTDPGKTARRTERRRSRARYVSQGRRVCLDAFLYLENCTRYQIKRIRKHLQIHGVCPRVHGNQGKVPHNTFSLDIYQIATDFLKKFIAAQELKQRTKTAKNSPLHLPPEITRKNVHEMYAEFCEKTSSKVMGYSTFRRFMKVQFPQVKFAKLEFVLRGQHSGKVDSEKPQYSNTQNRNSTFVTQNLNDFPIVVAARHDTFLLTPVKKISEDLGLTLTEDGLLVNGTGQPVTLSTLRSV
- the LOC122416451 gene encoding uncharacterized protein isoform X2 produces the protein MTGSREVRKVAGLPQKSVPKKPKGRQTAKSKDTGRVEEDEEDERGRKSNEGTELEESPAQVSERFGRGCECQDESCFRGLSPDAVYRHRLNIAELTKAEHDMYLMGVTMACLTDPGKTARRTERRRSRARYVSQGRRVCLDAFLYLENCTRYQIKRIRKHLQIHGVCPRVHGNQGKVPHNTFSLDIYQIATDFLKKFIAAQELKQRTKTAKNSPLHLPPEITRKNVHEMYAEFCEKTSSKVMGYSTFRRFMKVQFPQVKFAKLEFVLRGQHSGKVDSEKPQYSNTQNRNSTFVTQNLNDFPIVVAARHDTFLLTPVKKISEDLGLTLTEDGLLVNGTGQPVTLSTLRSV